In one window of Sinorhizobium chiapasense DNA:
- a CDS encoding TetR/AcrR family transcriptional regulator C-terminal domain-containing protein codes for MKKPKAPQPKLGGPTQKGQCAKRVSILDAAAEVFCREGFAGASIDEIAMEACVSRQTVYNHYREKETLFMAVVQDILDRANAALFAILATFPDNGANLEDDLTAFAVRLNKNCVCNHDGKFIRKLVQTEGERYPHLFEIWRQQGPGKIGTALAALFARLSHVARLDIDDFDLAAKQFLALVNADLQMTSFFGGTPTDEELEKSARAAVRTFLRAYGRPAVRKAGGVDELRQETA; via the coding sequence ATGAAAAAACCGAAAGCGCCGCAACCGAAACTAGGCGGCCCCACTCAGAAAGGCCAATGCGCCAAACGCGTCTCGATATTGGACGCCGCTGCCGAAGTATTTTGCCGGGAGGGTTTTGCCGGCGCCAGCATCGACGAAATCGCGATGGAAGCCTGCGTCTCGCGCCAGACCGTCTACAATCACTACCGGGAGAAAGAGACGCTGTTCATGGCGGTCGTTCAAGACATCCTGGACCGTGCCAATGCCGCGCTGTTTGCGATCCTCGCGACCTTTCCCGACAACGGCGCCAATCTCGAAGACGACCTGACCGCCTTTGCCGTCCGCCTCAACAAGAACTGCGTGTGCAATCACGACGGAAAGTTCATCCGCAAGCTGGTGCAGACGGAGGGCGAGCGTTATCCGCATCTCTTCGAGATCTGGCGCCAGCAGGGACCGGGCAAGATCGGAACGGCGTTGGCGGCGCTCTTTGCCCGGCTGTCGCACGTCGCGCGGCTCGATATCGACGACTTCGACCTTGCCGCCAAGCAGTTCCTCGCCCTGGTCAATGCCGATCTGCAGATGACCAGCTTCTTTGGCGGAACGCCGACGGACGAGGAACTCGAGAAGTCCGCGCGGGCGGCCGTGCGCACCTTCCTGCGCGCCTATGGCAGACCGGCGGTTCGAAAAGCTGGCGGCGTCGACGAGCTCCGCCAGGAGACCGCGTAG